A section of the Arcobacter roscoffensis genome encodes:
- a CDS encoding MFS transporter — MKKLDLFIVIYCIVIVLSVMYATQPLQPLLAKEFDISVVKASQFTAIIMLFLAISPIVYGYVLEKVCAKKMLMYSSAILLVTNIFLGLSTRYETFLFFRFCEALVVPAILTALMSILANIDKENIKYNMAIYVAATVLGGMIGRIFSGAIATSFSYEYVFYSLSLAIFISLFFIKKLKYEGDASLSKPKVSDITNILKDKRFVLVYLLMFCVFFVFAGILNVLPFRVKDISSSINEFQISLLYLGYGMGILVSLFSKKIVKLFKTELNTILVGLAIFTIINFFLVSKSVVFLFIMLFIFCIGMFTVHTMSTGLANSMKSEQKSLTSGMYLTFYYLGGAMGSFLPSIIYEHFGWDIMVYTFICILFFMFILVYKNKKLFD, encoded by the coding sequence GTGAAAAAGCTAGATTTGTTTATCGTAATATATTGTATTGTAATTGTTTTATCTGTTATGTATGCAACACAACCACTTCAACCATTGCTTGCAAAAGAGTTTGACATTTCAGTTGTAAAAGCTTCACAGTTTACAGCTATAATCATGCTTTTTTTAGCAATATCACCGATTGTTTATGGATATGTTTTAGAAAAGGTTTGTGCAAAAAAGATGCTTATGTATTCATCAGCTATCTTGCTAGTAACAAATATTTTCTTAGGTTTAAGTACAAGATATGAAACTTTTTTATTCTTTAGATTTTGTGAAGCTTTAGTGGTACCTGCTATTTTAACTGCACTTATGAGTATCTTAGCTAATATTGATAAAGAAAATATCAAATATAATATGGCTATTTATGTAGCTGCAACTGTACTTGGAGGAATGATTGGAAGAATATTCTCAGGAGCAATTGCCACAAGTTTTTCTTATGAATATGTTTTTTATTCTTTATCTTTAGCAATTTTTATTTCACTATTTTTTATTAAAAAACTAAAGTATGAAGGAGATGCAAGTTTATCAAAACCTAAGGTAAGTGATATTACAAATATTTTAAAAGATAAGAGATTTGTTTTAGTTTACTTATTAATGTTTTGTGTTTTTTTTGTATTTGCAGGGATATTAAATGTACTACCATTTAGAGTAAAAGATATAAGTAGCTCAATTAATGAGTTTCAAATTAGTCTTTTATATTTAGGTTATGGTATGGGAATTTTAGTTTCACTTTTTTCAAAAAAAATTGTAAAACTTTTCAAAACAGAACTGAATACAATTTTAGTTGGATTAGCTATATTTACAATAATAAACTTTTTTCTTGTTAGCAAAAGTGTAGTGTTCTTGTTTATAATGTTATTCATCTTTTGTATTGGTATGTTTACAGTACATACTATGAGTACAGGTTTAGCAAACTCTATGAAAAGTGAGCAAAAATCACTTACTTCTGGGATGTATCTTACTTTTTACTATTTAGGTGGAGCAATGGGGTCATTTTTACCATCGATAATTTATGAACATTTTGGATGGGATATTATGGTTTATACATTTATCTGTATTCTCTTTTTTATGTTTATATTAGTGTATAAAAATAAAAAGTTATTTGATTAA
- a CDS encoding DMT family transporter — protein MQYYILLVLAVLFWSGNFVFGRLVSTSIEPTELSFYRWFFVLVLLLPYILINIKRLTKALRKDFLLLFLLGGVGVAGFNTFLYYGLQTTTAINALLINSAIPIMIVVLSAIILKVKIKAIQVFGIFVSTLGVIYLIVKGELSILSTLEFSKGDLWILLAGLLWSLYSIFLKFKPKELKAFDFLAITTFIGVGFLTIAFYYQGYSFSVGFIENKELFYSLIYMVIFPSILSFYFWNISTVEVGANKAGQFAHLMPIFGAVLAYIFLGEKLEFYHLVGVILIALGIYLSIFYLKKDKKSE, from the coding sequence ATGCAGTATTATATTTTATTAGTTTTAGCAGTACTTTTTTGGTCAGGTAATTTTGTATTTGGAAGATTAGTATCTACAAGTATTGAACCAACTGAGCTTTCATTTTATAGATGGTTTTTTGTTTTAGTATTACTTTTACCATATATATTAATAAATATAAAAAGATTAACAAAAGCCTTGCGTAAAGACTTTTTACTTTTATTTTTATTGGGCGGTGTTGGTGTTGCAGGATTCAATACCTTTTTATACTATGGATTACAAACAACAACAGCAATAAACGCTTTATTAATTAACTCAGCTATTCCTATTATGATTGTAGTTTTATCTGCAATTATTTTAAAAGTTAAAATTAAAGCTATTCAAGTATTTGGGATTTTTGTATCTACTTTAGGGGTTATATATCTTATTGTAAAAGGTGAATTATCAATCTTAAGTACCTTAGAATTTTCAAAAGGTGATTTATGGATATTGCTTGCAGGACTTTTATGGTCTTTATATTCTATCTTTTTAAAATTCAAGCCAAAAGAGCTTAAAGCTTTTGACTTTTTAGCTATTACAACTTTTATTGGTGTTGGATTTTTAACTATAGCCTTTTATTATCAAGGATATAGTTTTAGTGTTGGGTTTATAGAGAATAAAGAGTTGTTTTATTCATTAATATACATGGTAATTTTCCCGTCAATCTTATCTTTTTATTTTTGGAATATATCAACAGTTGAGGTCGGAGCCAATAAAGCAGGTCAGTTTGCCCATCTAATGCCAATCTTTGGTGCAGTATTAGCTTATATCTTTTTGGGTGAAAAACTAGAGTTTTATCATTTAGTTGGGGTTATTCTAATAGCTCTTGGAATTTATTTATCAATATTTTATTTAAAGAAAGACAAAAAAAGTGAATAA
- the trxA gene encoding thioredoxin, whose translation MSKYIELNNDNFEETTKEGIALVDFWAPWCGPCRMLAPVIDELAQEFDGKAKICKVNSDEEQDLAVKFGVRSIPTIIFMKDGEVVDTMIGASSKQAFVDKLNSLI comes from the coding sequence ATGAGTAAATATATAGAGCTAAATAATGATAATTTTGAAGAAACAACAAAAGAAGGTATAGCCTTAGTAGACTTTTGGGCACCATGGTGTGGACCGTGTAGAATGCTTGCACCTGTTATTGATGAATTAGCGCAAGAGTTTGATGGAAAAGCAAAAATCTGTAAAGTTAATTCTGATGAAGAACAAGACTTAGCCGTTAAATTTGGTGTAAGATCTATTCCTACAATCATTTTTATGAAAGATGGAGAAGTTGTAGATACTATGATTGGTGCATCTTCTAAACAAGCATTTGTTGATAAATTAAATTCATTAATCTAA
- the alaS gene encoding alanine--tRNA ligase, translating into MDIRKEYLEFFKNKGHEVVSSMPLVPDDPTLMFTNAGMVQFKDIFTGDVPTPSNPTATSCQLCVRAGGKHNDLENVGYTARHHTLFEMLGNFSFGDYFKEKAIAYAWEFVTKNLALPIDKLWVTIHDSDDEAYELWQKHIDASRIKRFGDKDNFWSMGDTGACGPCSEIFYDQGEEHFNSDEDYLGGEGDRFLEIWNLVFMQYERDTSGKLNPLPKPSIDTGMGLERVIAIKEGVLNNFDSSNFQPIIKKIEELAINKINDENIGSYRVISDHLRANSFMLSQGILFGNEGRPYVNRRIMRRAVRHGYLLGFRKPFLAQVYDTLCDMMGTHYSDLIDQKDYIKEQLTLEEARFFKTIESGMALFEEELENTKDIFSGEIAFKLYDEKGFPLDLTEDMLRDKNIKVDIEKFDSLMAEQKAKAKAAWKGSGDAATSGDFKALLEQYGENEFVGYENTNYRSKILSLLDENFKEVTSLKKGESGWVMLDKTPFYATSGGQAGDIGALEDNEHIAIIEDTQKFHGLNLSKVKVENSDISKDEEVKAVVVNRYEVAKHHSATHLLQSALKMVLGDTVAQAGSLNDSSRLRFDFTYPKAMTQEQIEEVEDLVNSMISRGIVGSVEELAIEDAKKKGAIAMFGEKYGDVVRVVEFGDISVEFCGGTHVRNTHDIGSFYITKESGVSAGVRRIEAVCGMSAISYAKSFMKKYQEVQTEVKNQDAITGIKKLKDQIKELKKEIEEAQSASATPIAEEMIGDVKVVVDIVKNGDIKKLIDDMKNANEKLAALLIQPKGEKVMIVAGSKNTSIKAGDWIKNIAPIVGGGGGGRPDFAQAGGKDVSKIEDAKKAALDYAKANL; encoded by the coding sequence ATGGATATAAGAAAAGAGTATTTAGAGTTTTTTAAAAATAAAGGCCATGAGGTAGTTTCATCTATGCCTTTAGTGCCAGATGATCCAACATTGATGTTTACAAATGCTGGAATGGTGCAGTTTAAAGATATTTTTACAGGTGATGTTCCAACTCCATCTAACCCAACTGCTACATCTTGTCAGTTATGTGTTAGAGCTGGTGGTAAACATAATGACTTAGAAAATGTAGGTTATACTGCAAGACACCATACACTATTTGAAATGTTAGGAAACTTCTCATTTGGTGATTACTTCAAAGAAAAAGCAATTGCTTATGCTTGGGAATTTGTAACAAAAAACCTAGCACTTCCAATTGATAAATTATGGGTTACTATTCATGATAGTGATGATGAAGCTTATGAATTATGGCAAAAACATATTGATGCTTCTAGAATCAAAAGATTCGGCGATAAAGATAACTTCTGGTCTATGGGAGATACTGGTGCTTGTGGTCCTTGTTCTGAAATTTTCTATGACCAAGGTGAAGAGCATTTTAATAGTGATGAAGATTATTTAGGTGGAGAAGGAGATAGATTCCTTGAAATCTGGAACCTTGTATTTATGCAGTATGAAAGAGATACAAGTGGGAAATTAAATCCATTACCAAAACCTTCAATTGATACAGGTATGGGACTTGAAAGAGTTATTGCTATTAAAGAAGGTGTTCTTAATAACTTTGATTCTTCAAACTTCCAGCCAATTATCAAAAAAATTGAAGAACTTGCAATTAATAAAATTAATGACGAAAATATAGGTTCTTACAGAGTAATTTCTGACCACTTAAGAGCAAACTCATTTATGTTATCTCAAGGTATTTTATTTGGAAATGAGGGAAGACCTTATGTAAATAGAAGGATTATGAGAAGAGCTGTAAGACATGGTTACTTACTTGGATTTAGAAAACCTTTCTTAGCACAAGTATATGATACTTTATGTGATATGATGGGTACACACTATAGTGACTTAATTGATCAAAAAGATTATATAAAAGAGCAATTAACTCTAGAAGAAGCTAGATTCTTTAAAACAATTGAATCAGGTATGGCTTTATTTGAAGAAGAATTAGAGAACACAAAAGATATATTCTCTGGTGAGATTGCATTTAAACTTTATGATGAAAAAGGTTTCCCTTTAGACTTAACAGAAGATATGTTAAGAGATAAAAATATCAAAGTTGATATTGAAAAATTTGATTCCCTAATGGCAGAACAAAAAGCAAAAGCAAAAGCTGCTTGGAAAGGTAGTGGAGATGCTGCTACTTCAGGTGACTTTAAAGCTTTACTTGAGCAATATGGTGAAAATGAGTTCGTAGGATATGAAAATACAAACTATAGAAGTAAAATTCTTTCACTTTTAGATGAAAACTTCAAAGAAGTTACATCTCTTAAAAAAGGTGAATCTGGATGGGTTATGTTAGATAAAACTCCATTCTATGCTACTTCTGGTGGACAAGCAGGTGATATTGGTGCATTAGAAGATAATGAGCATATTGCGATTATTGAAGATACACAAAAATTCCATGGATTAAATCTTTCAAAAGTAAAAGTAGAAAATTCTGACATTAGTAAAGATGAAGAAGTTAAAGCTGTTGTAGTAAATAGATATGAAGTTGCAAAACATCATAGTGCTACTCACCTTTTACAAAGTGCTTTAAAGATGGTTTTAGGTGACACAGTTGCACAAGCAGGTTCTTTAAATGATTCTTCTAGATTAAGATTTGACTTTACGTATCCAAAAGCAATGACACAAGAACAAATTGAAGAAGTAGAAGATTTAGTAAACTCTATGATTTCAAGAGGAATTGTTGGAAGTGTTGAAGAGTTAGCTATTGAAGATGCTAAGAAAAAAGGTGCTATTGCTATGTTTGGTGAAAAATATGGTGATGTAGTAAGAGTTGTTGAATTTGGTGATATATCTGTTGAGTTCTGTGGAGGAACACACGTAAGAAATACACATGACATTGGTTCTTTTTATATTACTAAAGAATCAGGTGTAAGTGCAGGTGTTAGAAGAATTGAAGCTGTATGTGGAATGTCTGCTATTTCATATGCAAAATCATTTATGAAAAAATACCAAGAGGTTCAAACTGAAGTTAAAAACCAAGATGCTATTACTGGTATCAAAAAACTAAAAGATCAAATCAAAGAGCTTAAAAAAGAAATTGAAGAGGCACAAAGTGCAAGTGCAACTCCTATAGCTGAAGAAATGATTGGTGATGTTAAAGTTGTAGTTGATATTGTTAAAAATGGTGATATTAAAAAACTAATTGATGATATGAAAAATGCAAATGAAAAACTAGCAGCTCTACTTATTCAACCAAAAGGTGAAAAAGTTATGATTGTTGCAGGAAGCAAAAACACATCTATTAAAGCTGGTGATTGGATCAAAAATATTGCACCAATCGTTGGTGGTGGAGGTGGTGGAAGACCTGACTTCGCACAAGCTGGTGGAAAAGATGTATCTAAAATTGAAGATGCTAAAAAAGCTGCTTTAGATTATGCAAAAGCAAACTTATAG
- a CDS encoding NlpC/P60 family protein: MIKSIILIFLCLFFTTGCSYKNSSQKFISSYKELDNLPYPSASLEHTLLETNNQLKNFYKEWRGVRYKWGGSTKRGIDCSAFVQKAYRNSFNLKLPRTTKYQHKVGKYINKNSLRLGDLVFFKTGWDSRHVGIYLDNGRFMHASTSKGVIISSLNNRYYKKHYWKAKRVLF, encoded by the coding sequence ATGATAAAATCAATAATCCTTATTTTTTTATGCCTATTTTTTACAACTGGATGTTCATATAAAAATAGTTCACAAAAATTTATAAGTAGCTACAAAGAGTTAGATAATCTTCCTTATCCTAGTGCTTCACTTGAACATACTCTACTTGAAACAAACAATCAACTAAAAAATTTTTACAAAGAATGGAGAGGGGTTAGGTATAAATGGGGTGGAAGTACTAAAAGAGGTATTGATTGTTCTGCTTTTGTTCAAAAAGCCTATAGAAATAGTTTTAACTTAAAACTTCCAAGAACTACAAAATATCAACATAAAGTTGGTAAATACATAAATAAAAACTCACTTAGACTAGGTGATTTAGTATTTTTCAAAACAGGATGGGACTCAAGACATGTGGGTATTTATCTTGATAATGGAAGATTCATGCATGCATCAACAAGTAAAGGTGTGATTATTTCTTCTTTAAATAATAGATATTATAAAAAACACTACTGGAAAGCAAAAAGAGTCTTGTTTTAA
- a CDS encoding NlpC/P60 family protein, translated as MIRNLSFFIFITLFFSACNSTKTLAYKETSNQNINKQIEALKHFEPETIKEVKLEETKLEQEIEQEEIQKQLSNDEIIKNSLMEFYTEWKGVKYKFGGNSKRGIDCSAFTQRIFKEKFNIKIPRSTRTQVKVGEKIKKSQLKLGDLVFFKTGKIDRHVGVYMGDGNFMHASIKGVKFTKLNKAFYKKAYWTSRRIIKDL; from the coding sequence GTGATAAGAAACTTATCATTTTTTATTTTTATAACACTTTTTTTTAGTGCATGTAATAGCACTAAAACACTTGCATATAAAGAGACATCTAATCAAAATATAAATAAACAAATAGAAGCTTTAAAGCATTTTGAACCAGAAACTATAAAAGAAGTAAAGCTTGAAGAAACTAAACTTGAACAAGAGATTGAACAAGAAGAAATACAAAAGCAATTAAGTAATGATGAAATCATCAAAAACTCTTTAATGGAATTTTATACTGAATGGAAAGGTGTAAAATACAAATTTGGAGGAAATTCAAAAAGAGGTATTGATTGTTCTGCTTTTACTCAAAGAATTTTCAAAGAAAAATTTAATATCAAAATACCAAGAAGTACAAGAACACAAGTTAAAGTTGGTGAGAAAATTAAAAAGTCTCAGCTTAAACTAGGTGATTTAGTATTTTTTAAAACAGGTAAAATAGATAGACATGTTGGAGTTTATATGGGTGATGGTAATTTTATGCATGCTTCAATAAAAGGTGTTAAATTTACAAAATTAAATAAAGCTTTTTATAAAAAGGCTTATTGGACATCAAGAAGAATTATTAAAGATTTATAA
- a CDS encoding DASS family sodium-coupled anion symporter encodes MLQSQTFKIALPIIVAIIIAIMPTPEGLSVNAQYFFAVFLGVIVALILEPIPAALIGLIGVSFSAAFGLVGETAKANRDWALSGFSNGVIWLIFAAFMFALGYKKSGLGKRIALLLVKALGKTSLGLGYAVAFADGILSPFMPSNTARSAGTIFPIAINIPQMFNSTPENEPRKLGAYISWVAIAATCVTSSMFLTALAPNLLAVSLVEKNAGILISWGEWFSTLALIMIPLFLLVPYITYLVYPPEQKTSPEAPTWAAKELDAMGPITKKELIMLGLGVLALVMWIFGKSIGINGTVAALVVLCLLVLTKVIDWEDVITNKAAINVFIWFATLVAMASGLKKVGYLKWAAGLISSWLAGVDPVNIVIILVVLFFLFHYLFASVTAHVVALLPLFLGIGMNLIPAEMVPSLAILLVGSLGLMGIITPYATGPSPIWYGAGYISQATWWKLGAIFGALFLASLVLLGFIIL; translated from the coding sequence ATGCTTCAAAGTCAAACTTTTAAAATAGCATTACCAATTATTGTTGCAATTATTATTGCAATAATGCCAACGCCAGAAGGTTTAAGTGTTAACGCACAATACTTCTTTGCAGTATTTTTAGGTGTAATAGTAGCACTTATTTTAGAGCCAATTCCAGCCGCCTTAATAGGTTTAATTGGAGTTTCATTTAGTGCCGCTTTCGGATTAGTAGGTGAGACTGCTAAAGCCAATAGAGATTGGGCTTTAAGTGGTTTTTCAAATGGGGTTATTTGGTTAATTTTTGCAGCATTTATGTTTGCACTTGGTTACAAAAAATCAGGACTTGGAAAAAGAATTGCTTTACTTTTAGTAAAAGCCTTAGGTAAAACTTCACTTGGTCTAGGATATGCAGTTGCTTTTGCAGATGGTATTTTATCACCATTTATGCCATCAAACACAGCAAGAAGTGCAGGGACTATTTTCCCAATTGCTATTAATATTCCACAAATGTTTAATTCTACTCCTGAAAATGAGCCAAGAAAATTAGGGGCATATATTTCATGGGTAGCAATTGCTGCAACTTGTGTTACAAGTTCTATGTTTTTAACAGCATTAGCACCAAACTTATTAGCTGTGTCATTAGTTGAAAAAAATGCAGGTATTTTAATTTCATGGGGTGAATGGTTCAGTACACTTGCTTTAATTATGATACCACTGTTTTTACTAGTACCATATATTACATATTTAGTATATCCACCTGAACAAAAAACTTCACCAGAAGCTCCTACATGGGCAGCAAAAGAATTAGATGCAATGGGTCCTATAACTAAAAAAGAGTTAATAATGTTAGGTCTTGGAGTTTTAGCTTTAGTTATGTGGATTTTTGGAAAATCAATTGGTATAAATGGAACAGTAGCTGCATTAGTTGTTTTATGTTTACTTGTTTTAACAAAAGTTATTGATTGGGAAGATGTTATTACAAATAAAGCTGCAATTAATGTATTTATTTGGTTTGCAACACTAGTTGCAATGGCAAGTGGTCTTAAAAAAGTTGGATATTTAAAATGGGCAGCAGGTTTAATATCAAGTTGGTTAGCAGGTGTTGACCCTGTGAATATTGTGATAATACTTGTAGTATTATTCTTCTTATTCCATTATCTATTTGCAAGTGTTACAGCTCACGTAGTTGCACTTTTACCACTTTTCCTAGGAATTGGAATGAATTTAATTCCAGCAGAAATGGTACCATCATTAGCAATACTTTTAGTTGGTTCACTTGGACTTATGGGAATTATTACTCCATATGCAACTGGGCCTTCACCTATTTGGTATGGTGCTGGATATATTTCACAAGCTACATGGTGGAAACTAGGAGCAATATTTGGAGCACTATTCTTAGCTTCATTAGTTCTTTTAGGCTTCATTATTCTTTAA
- a CDS encoding OprD family outer membrane porin has protein sequence MKKITKLSMAACLLLSSSVFADTLEEAFSNSKVKGELKAQYFDKQSPVDGKNDNIFVTGGNINIVTGSFYGLNAGVTFQASHVVDRSIEATNDFASTMDASGAVMSESYLAYTLDNTTLKVGRQYITTPLVAGSGSRMIKESFEGVTLTNTDLADTTIVAAYVNKFQGRTDGAENPGEFDKYEDGAYTLYVKNNSIENLTLQGQYLDVDGSTANTDKNALYIDGVYDASIAKVSLQVIDSTNDSNAKSDGRLYGAKVSGNIGMVNLTGLYTSTTDDGDVFVGAGNGADSGYTALPIHGGSVTYKANTDTMVAVAATQLAGATVVAYIGQVKSPDNNNLGGSDKIDAYGGFVQYAFNKNFSTKVMYENASFSDTLKDSNALRVYTSYKF, from the coding sequence ATGAAAAAAATTACAAAATTAAGTATGGCTGCATGTTTACTACTTAGTAGTTCAGTTTTTGCTGATACTTTAGAAGAAGCATTTTCTAATTCAAAAGTAAAGGGTGAATTAAAAGCACAATACTTTGATAAGCAAAGTCCAGTAGATGGTAAAAACGATAATATTTTTGTTACAGGTGGAAATATAAATATCGTAACTGGTTCTTTTTATGGCTTAAATGCAGGAGTAACATTTCAAGCTTCACATGTAGTAGATAGATCTATTGAGGCAACAAATGATTTTGCTAGCACAATGGATGCATCAGGTGCAGTAATGTCTGAATCATATCTAGCATATACTTTAGATAATACAACACTAAAAGTTGGTAGACAGTATATTACAACTCCTTTAGTTGCAGGTTCTGGTTCTAGAATGATTAAAGAGTCATTTGAAGGTGTAACTTTAACAAATACAGATTTAGCTGATACAACTATAGTTGCTGCATATGTAAATAAGTTCCAAGGAAGAACAGATGGTGCTGAAAACCCAGGTGAGTTTGATAAGTATGAAGATGGAGCATATACTTTATATGTGAAAAACAACTCTATTGAAAACTTGACACTACAAGGTCAGTATTTAGATGTAGATGGAAGTACTGCAAATACTGATAAAAATGCTTTATATATAGATGGTGTTTATGATGCTAGTATTGCAAAAGTTTCACTACAAGTAATTGATTCTACAAATGATAGTAATGCTAAGTCTGATGGTAGATTATATGGGGCTAAAGTTAGTGGAAATATAGGAATGGTTAATTTAACTGGATTATATACAAGTACTACTGATGATGGTGATGTATTTGTTGGTGCTGGAAATGGTGCTGATTCTGGTTATACAGCTTTACCAATTCATGGTGGAAGTGTAACATATAAAGCAAACACAGATACTATGGTTGCAGTTGCTGCTACACAATTAGCAGGAGCTACTGTTGTTGCATATATAGGACAAGTAAAATCACCTGATAATAACAACTTAGGTGGTTCAGATAAGATTGATGCATATGGTGGATTTGTACAGTATGCCTTTAATAAAAACTTTTCAACAAAAGTTATGTATGAAAACGCTTCATTTAGCGATACTTTAAAAGATTCAAATGCTTTAAGAGTTTATACTTCATATAAATTTTAG
- the trxA gene encoding thioredoxin, whose translation MGKYIELTPANFEEVTKSGVSLVDFWAPWCGPCRMIAPVIEELAEEFEGKANICKVNTDEEQDLAVKYGIRSIPTIIFMKDGEVVDQMVGASSKQAFADKINSLL comes from the coding sequence ATGGGTAAATATATTGAATTAACTCCTGCAAATTTTGAAGAAGTTACAAAAAGTGGTGTTTCACTAGTAGATTTCTGGGCTCCATGGTGTGGACCTTGTAGAATGATTGCTCCAGTTATTGAAGAGTTAGCTGAAGAATTTGAAGGAAAAGCAAACATTTGTAAAGTAAATACAGATGAAGAGCAAGACTTAGCTGTAAAATACGGAATTAGATCTATTCCTACTATTATCTTCATGAAAGATGGTGAAGTAGTTGATCAAATGGTTGGAGCTTCTTCTAAACAAGCATTTGCTGACAAAATTAACTCATTATTATAA
- a CDS encoding tellurium resistance protein TerC: protein MNKALASLSGILIFSSFLITFLAYFFNNSLLIIAGVLAWLSLSFSYTSLKSKKMLNILLLLSLIAFAICFFYGFSIDFVKVFTVNQYLLTLLIGVGFLRLIATPKKDKSANLPKGKQSFLKTYLGVHLFGSVINLSSLILVADKLYKKANLTKTQIVLLTRAFSTDAYWSPFFVAFAAALTYAPNLKAGVILINGLILAFIAFLFTYYEVNKDKSFNLDEFRGYPMAFDTLLLPFCLAVLVLLTNHFYPDIKVIVLISLFSFLLTILVLPIKKGVSKTTSKIVNHIFEELPKMKVELSLFLIAGMFGISVSSILLGLELTLPFEEFDWIIASILLAIFIVLAFVGIHPIITIAIIGEFLSSVNHTLLAVTFLMAWATTVSTSPFSGLNLTIVARYNLNAKDIFKANIFYALKMYIVGVVCLYILSNFIKL, encoded by the coding sequence GTGAATAAGGCATTAGCAAGTTTAAGTGGAATATTAATTTTTTCATCATTTTTAATAACTTTTCTTGCTTACTTTTTTAATAACTCTTTATTAATTATTGCAGGTGTTTTAGCTTGGCTTTCACTTAGCTTTTCATATACATCTCTAAAAAGTAAAAAGATGTTAAACATACTTTTACTTTTAAGCCTTATTGCCTTTGCTATTTGCTTTTTCTATGGTTTTAGTATTGATTTTGTAAAAGTTTTTACTGTAAATCAATACTTACTAACTCTTTTAATTGGAGTTGGTTTTTTAAGATTAATAGCAACTCCTAAGAAAGATAAAAGTGCTAATCTTCCAAAAGGAAAACAATCTTTTTTAAAGACTTATCTTGGCGTTCATTTATTTGGATCTGTAATAAACTTGTCTTCTTTGATACTTGTTGCAGATAAATTATATAAAAAAGCTAATCTTACAAAAACTCAAATAGTTTTACTTACAAGAGCTTTTTCTACAGATGCTTACTGGTCACCTTTTTTTGTAGCTTTTGCAGCAGCTTTAACTTATGCACCAAATTTAAAAGCAGGTGTAATTTTGATAAATGGACTAATATTAGCTTTTATAGCATTTTTGTTTACATACTATGAAGTAAATAAAGATAAGAGTTTTAATTTAGATGAATTCAGAGGTTATCCTATGGCTTTTGATACTTTACTTTTACCTTTTTGTTTAGCTGTATTAGTATTGCTAACAAATCATTTTTATCCTGATATTAAAGTGATTGTTTTAATCTCGCTATTTTCTTTTTTATTAACAATCTTAGTTTTACCAATAAAAAAAGGAGTATCTAAAACTACAAGTAAGATAGTAAATCATATTTTTGAAGAGTTACCAAAGATGAAAGTGGAACTCTCACTATTTTTAATAGCTGGAATGTTTGGTATTTCTGTTAGTTCAATACTTTTAGGACTAGAATTAACACTTCCTTTTGAAGAGTTTGATTGGATTATAGCTTCAATTCTTTTAGCTATTTTTATAGTTTTAGCCTTTGTTGGAATTCATCCTATTATTACAATTGCTATTATTGGAGAGTTTTTAAGTTCGGTAAATCATACACTATTAGCTGTGACATTTTTGATGGCTTGGGCTACAACTGTTTCAACCTCGCCATTTAGTGGATTAAATTTAACAATAGTTGCTAGATATAATTTAAATGCAAAGGATATTTTTAAAGCCAATATTTTTTATGCTCTAAAAATGTACATAGTAGGGGTGGTTTGTCTATATATTTTGTCAAATTTTATAAAATTGTAA